A single region of the Halobellus ruber genome encodes:
- a CDS encoding class I SAM-dependent methyltransferase yields the protein MDDGPTGPPVKRTYDRIAEHFASTRAYPWPEVTAFLRDDDDAVSRLDGDAVDALAGGADPAVEGANHGAAGVGLDVGCGNGRHAEPLSGVVDRVVGVDVSAELLRTARDRNPRPHLLQADAAALPIGSGTVDVAVYVAALHHLRPRSRRVASLSELSRVLAADGRALVSAWSTAHDRFDADSGFDTTVPWTLPGGEAVPRFYHIYDPAEFAADIRESGLRAVASAVSSGNCYAVVEAGD from the coding sequence ATGGACGACGGGCCGACGGGACCGCCGGTCAAGCGGACGTACGACCGGATCGCCGAGCACTTCGCGTCGACGCGGGCGTACCCGTGGCCCGAAGTCACGGCGTTCCTCCGGGACGACGACGACGCGGTGTCGCGGCTCGACGGCGATGCCGTCGACGCGCTCGCGGGCGGTGCCGACCCCGCAGTCGAGGGGGCGAACCACGGCGCCGCGGGCGTCGGTCTCGACGTCGGCTGCGGCAACGGCCGGCACGCCGAGCCGCTGTCGGGAGTCGTCGACCGGGTCGTCGGCGTCGACGTCAGCGCCGAACTCCTTCGGACCGCCCGGGATCGCAACCCGCGGCCACACCTGCTGCAGGCCGACGCGGCGGCGCTCCCGATCGGGTCGGGGACGGTCGACGTCGCGGTGTACGTCGCGGCGCTGCACCACCTGCGCCCGCGGTCGCGCCGGGTCGCCAGCCTCTCGGAGCTGTCGCGGGTACTCGCCGCCGACGGTCGCGCGCTGGTGAGCGCGTGGTCGACGGCCCACGACCGGTTCGACGCCGATTCCGGGTTCGATACGACCGTCCCGTGGACGCTGCCGGGCGGGGAGGCGGTCCCGCGGTTCTACCACATCTACGACCCCGCGGAGTTCGCGGCGGACATCCGCGAGAGCGGACTCCGGGCGGTCGCGTCCGCGGTGTCGAGCGGCAACTGCTATGCGGTGGTCGAAGCCGGCGACTGA
- a CDS encoding type II secretion system F family protein: MTAGEVLAYLPLVVVTLLAVPVALVPISPRAELLVSRLALPVFGGYVGESSPRRPDQIRRMRAAFVGQSHRVFQSQTLFIAGAAGVAGSVYGVYIGAAILQSLALDPAVIAGVLPAQLAPLATLVSVQELSLLQLFVLLLISSGTLGAGLAAGVYWGRWTVLDQRARARGVEIDATLPRTVAFVYALSRSGMPFQTVLRTLSHNEDVYGEAARELGVAVRDMDAFGTDVLTALKGTAERTPSENLEEFAGNLASVLSSGQNVSSFLHEQYERFQDEVEAQQRQYLDLLSTFAEVYVTVLVAGPLFFITVLVVVGLVIQDTLVVIRLVTYLGIPLATFGFVVYVDSITEGLDVISRSGTEEDDHTDVSVGRPMATAPDEPSQGSADAPGLADGGTVRDRHADLDSDAGVGTDADKWLRLAAYDRIGRYRRTLSDPVGLMLDRPVYTLLVTGPVGLVAVWLSLRSSVGGIGALVARLTGSSMSVMEAVGIVDGPIVLATILALAGIATAHEVQKRRLRAIESEMPDFLDRMASINEAGATVVGSLQRLSNAELGSLGDEINRVWRDIEWGSTVGESLARLERRTGAPTVSRAVTLIRNAMAASGDISPVLRIAADEANEIRRLERERRQEMLTYLVVIYVSFLVFLGIIVALTTAFIPAIEAAGEAGSAAGGGGIGSGAVSGVDAGVLGGLGSVGTGAYELLFFHAAAIQGICSGIVAGQLGEGTVSDGVKHATLLLILTYGVFAFL, from the coding sequence ATGACGGCGGGTGAGGTTCTCGCGTACCTCCCGCTCGTCGTCGTCACGCTGCTCGCGGTTCCCGTGGCGCTGGTGCCGATCAGCCCGCGGGCCGAACTGCTGGTTTCCCGGCTCGCGCTCCCGGTATTCGGCGGGTACGTCGGGGAGTCAAGCCCGCGCCGCCCCGACCAGATCCGGCGGATGCGCGCGGCGTTCGTGGGGCAGAGCCACCGGGTGTTTCAGTCCCAGACGCTGTTTATCGCGGGCGCCGCGGGCGTCGCCGGCAGCGTCTACGGTGTCTACATCGGCGCGGCGATCCTCCAGTCGCTCGCGCTCGACCCCGCGGTCATCGCCGGCGTTCTCCCGGCACAGTTGGCGCCGCTTGCCACCCTGGTCAGCGTCCAAGAGCTGTCGCTGCTGCAGCTGTTCGTCCTCCTTTTGATCTCCAGCGGGACGCTCGGTGCTGGGCTGGCGGCGGGGGTCTATTGGGGTCGGTGGACGGTGCTCGACCAGCGGGCCCGTGCCCGCGGCGTCGAGATCGACGCGACGCTGCCGCGGACCGTGGCGTTCGTGTATGCGCTCTCGCGGTCCGGGATGCCGTTCCAGACCGTCCTGCGGACCCTCTCTCACAACGAGGACGTCTACGGCGAGGCCGCACGCGAACTCGGGGTCGCCGTCAGGGATATGGACGCGTTCGGAACAGACGTGCTCACCGCGCTGAAGGGGACCGCCGAACGGACGCCCAGCGAGAACTTAGAGGAGTTCGCGGGGAACCTCGCGAGCGTCCTGTCCTCGGGACAGAACGTCTCGTCGTTCCTCCACGAACAGTACGAGCGGTTCCAAGACGAGGTCGAAGCTCAACAGCGACAGTACCTGGACCTGCTGTCGACGTTCGCGGAGGTGTACGTCACCGTCCTGGTCGCCGGGCCGCTGTTTTTCATCACCGTTCTGGTCGTGGTCGGCCTCGTCATCCAGGACACCCTGGTGGTGATCCGGCTGGTGACCTACCTCGGGATCCCGCTCGCGACGTTCGGATTCGTCGTCTACGTCGACAGCATCACCGAGGGGCTCGACGTCATCAGCCGCAGCGGTACCGAGGAGGACGACCACACGGACGTGAGCGTCGGACGCCCGATGGCGACCGCTCCCGACGAACCCTCGCAGGGGAGCGCCGACGCGCCGGGACTGGCCGACGGCGGCACCGTTCGGGATCGCCACGCCGACCTCGATTCGGACGCCGGCGTCGGCACCGACGCGGACAAGTGGCTGCGGCTCGCGGCCTACGACCGCATCGGCCGGTACCGCCGGACGCTGTCGGACCCCGTGGGGCTGATGCTCGACCGGCCAGTCTACACGCTTCTCGTCACCGGGCCGGTCGGACTCGTGGCCGTCTGGCTGTCGCTCAGAAGCTCGGTCGGCGGGATCGGGGCCCTGGTCGCCCGGCTGACGGGATCGTCGATGTCGGTGATGGAGGCCGTCGGGATCGTCGACGGCCCGATCGTTCTGGCCACCATCCTGGCGCTCGCGGGGATCGCAACCGCCCACGAGGTTCAGAAGCGCCGGCTCCGGGCGATCGAGTCGGAGATGCCCGACTTCCTCGACCGGATGGCGAGCATCAACGAGGCGGGCGCGACCGTCGTCGGGAGTCTGCAACGGCTCTCGAACGCGGAACTGGGGTCGCTCGGCGACGAGATCAACCGAGTGTGGCGGGACATCGAGTGGGGGTCGACCGTCGGCGAGTCGCTGGCCCGGCTGGAGCGCCGGACCGGCGCCCCGACGGTGTCGCGGGCGGTCACCCTGATCCGGAACGCGATGGCGGCCAGCGGCGACATCAGCCCCGTGCTCCGGATCGCGGCCGACGAGGCAAACGAGATCCGGCGGCTTGAGCGCGAACGCAGACAGGAGATGCTTACCTACCTCGTCGTGATCTACGTGTCGTTTCTCGTGTTCCTCGGCATCATCGTCGCGTTGACGACCGCGTTCATCCCCGCGATCGAAGCCGCAGGCGAGGCCGGGAGCGCCGCCGGCGGGGGCGGCATCGGCAGCGGCGCCGTGAGCGGCGTGGACGCGGGCGTCCTCGGCGGGCTCGGGTCCGTCGGGACCGGCGCCTACGAACTGCTGTTCTTCCACGCCGCCGCGATCCAGGGGATCTGTTCCGGGATCGTGGCGGGGCAGCTCGGCGAGGGGACCGTCTCCGACGGCGTGAAGCACGCGACGCTACTCCTGATCCTGACCTACGGCGTCTTCGCGTTCCTGTAA